The Aeromicrobium senzhongii genome includes a window with the following:
- a CDS encoding ATP-dependent 6-phosphofructokinase, with protein MVTLEELQVRTLGECRYDSPLSEYVANRTTNTYYVAETDRVLIDDTISLLAARGDTPLTEVPSFEPGGPRRKIFFDPKKTKVGIVTCGGLCPGLNDVIRAIVLELFEHYGVTDITGFRNGYAGLVPGKAPDPITLTPAFVDTITDRGGTVLGSSRGGQSVPQIVDNLVHRQIDILFVIGGDGSMRGAHAIAEEALDRELDIAVVGVPKTIDNDIPLIGTSFGFQTAYAKAAESIKGARVEVEAAIGGVGVVKVMGRAAGFIACYSALANHDADFVLIPEVPFSLSGENGLLASLRKRVKERGSAVIVLAEGAGQDLVPASRRKDASGNPILGDFAGFLRAQIAREFKDHDEPLTLRYFDPGYMIRSVPADAADSVYCTRLAQAAVHAAMAGRTDMVIGRPRHRFAHVPISVVVKNTQNVNPDGDLWLSVLESTAQPFDMS; from the coding sequence GTGGTGACGCTCGAGGAACTACAGGTCCGCACTCTCGGCGAGTGCCGGTACGACTCGCCGTTGTCCGAGTATGTCGCGAACCGCACCACCAACACGTACTACGTCGCCGAGACCGATCGCGTCCTCATCGACGACACGATCTCGCTGCTGGCGGCCCGGGGTGACACGCCCTTGACCGAGGTCCCCTCGTTCGAGCCGGGCGGTCCGCGCCGCAAGATCTTCTTCGATCCCAAGAAGACCAAGGTCGGCATCGTCACGTGCGGCGGTCTGTGCCCCGGCCTCAACGACGTCATCCGGGCCATCGTGCTGGAGTTGTTCGAGCACTACGGCGTCACCGACATCACCGGGTTCAGGAACGGCTACGCAGGTCTCGTGCCCGGCAAGGCTCCGGACCCGATCACGCTGACTCCCGCCTTCGTCGACACGATCACCGATCGCGGCGGAACGGTGCTGGGCTCGTCGCGCGGCGGCCAGAGCGTTCCGCAGATCGTCGACAACCTGGTCCACCGCCAGATCGACATCCTCTTCGTCATCGGCGGTGACGGCTCGATGCGCGGGGCCCACGCGATCGCGGAGGAGGCGCTCGACCGCGAGCTCGACATCGCCGTCGTCGGCGTCCCCAAGACGATCGACAACGACATCCCGCTGATCGGCACGAGCTTCGGTTTCCAGACCGCGTACGCCAAGGCGGCCGAGTCCATCAAGGGCGCGCGCGTCGAGGTCGAGGCGGCCATCGGCGGCGTCGGCGTCGTCAAGGTCATGGGGCGCGCCGCCGGGTTCATCGCCTGCTACTCGGCGCTGGCCAACCACGACGCGGACTTCGTGCTGATCCCCGAGGTGCCCTTCAGTCTCTCGGGCGAGAACGGGCTGCTCGCGTCCCTGCGCAAGCGCGTCAAGGAGCGCGGCAGCGCCGTCATCGTGCTGGCCGAGGGCGCGGGCCAGGACCTGGTGCCGGCCAGTCGGCGCAAGGACGCCAGCGGCAACCCGATCCTGGGCGACTTCGCCGGGTTCCTGCGAGCCCAGATCGCCCGCGAGTTCAAGGACCACGACGAGCCGCTCACGCTGCGCTACTTCGACCCGGGCTACATGATCCGCTCGGTCCCCGCCGACGCCGCCGACTCGGTCTACTGCACCCGGCTGGCGCAGGCGGCCGTCCACGCGGCCATGGCCGGACGCACCGACATGGTGATCGGCCGACCGCGGCACCGGTTCGCCCACGTGCCGATCTCGGTGGTCGTCAAGAACACCCAGAACGTCAACCCCGACGGTGACCTGTGGCTCTCGGTGCTCGAGTCCACGGCCCAGCCGTTCGACATGTCGTGA
- a CDS encoding bifunctional o-acetylhomoserine/o-acetylserine sulfhydrylase, with protein MSENWSFETKQIHAGQTPDPTTGARALPIYQTTSYQFRDTQHAADLFGLAEPGNIYTRIMNPTQGVVEERLAALEGGVGALLVASGQAATTGALTNVAEAGDHIVASASLYGGTDSLLRHTFPKLGIEVSFVEDNNNPDAWRAAVRDNTKVFFGETIGNPKGDILDLEAIGAVAKEVGVPFIVDNTVATPYLLNPLKHGADTVVHSATKYIGGHGTAIAGVVIDGGTFDYAAHGDKFPGFTTPDASYHGLVFADALGPAAYITKLRVQYLRNVGPAVAPFNAFLIAQGLETLSLRIERHIENTRKVAEWLQAREDVAKVTWASLDGNPYKELADKYTPRGSGAVLTFELPGGIDAGRRFIDALELFSHVANIGDVRSLAIHPASTTHSQGTPEEHAATGVTPGLVRLAIGIEGIDDILADLDAGFRAAK; from the coding sequence ATGAGCGAGAACTGGTCGTTCGAGACCAAGCAGATCCATGCCGGCCAGACGCCCGACCCCACCACGGGTGCGCGCGCGCTGCCGATCTACCAGACCACCTCGTACCAGTTCCGCGACACCCAGCACGCTGCCGACCTCTTCGGACTGGCCGAGCCGGGCAACATCTACACGCGCATCATGAACCCGACCCAGGGCGTCGTCGAGGAGCGCCTCGCGGCCCTCGAGGGCGGCGTCGGCGCACTGCTCGTGGCCTCGGGCCAGGCCGCCACGACCGGCGCGCTCACGAACGTCGCCGAGGCGGGCGACCACATCGTGGCCTCGGCCAGCCTCTACGGCGGCACCGACTCGCTGCTGCGCCACACGTTCCCGAAGCTCGGCATCGAGGTGTCGTTCGTCGAGGACAACAACAACCCCGATGCGTGGCGTGCCGCCGTCCGGGACAACACGAAGGTGTTCTTCGGCGAGACCATCGGCAACCCCAAGGGCGACATCCTCGACCTCGAGGCCATCGGCGCGGTCGCGAAGGAGGTCGGCGTCCCGTTCATCGTCGACAACACCGTCGCGACGCCGTACCTGCTCAACCCGCTCAAGCACGGGGCCGACACGGTCGTGCACTCGGCCACGAAGTACATCGGCGGCCACGGCACGGCGATCGCCGGCGTCGTCATCGACGGCGGCACGTTCGACTACGCGGCGCACGGTGACAAGTTCCCCGGCTTCACGACGCCCGACGCCAGCTACCACGGCCTCGTGTTCGCCGACGCCCTCGGCCCGGCCGCGTACATCACCAAGCTCCGCGTGCAGTACCTGCGCAACGTGGGCCCGGCCGTCGCCCCGTTCAACGCGTTCCTCATCGCCCAGGGCCTCGAGACCCTGAGCCTGCGCATCGAGCGCCACATCGAGAACACCCGCAAGGTCGCCGAGTGGCTGCAGGCCCGCGAGGACGTCGCCAAGGTGACCTGGGCCTCCCTGGACGGCAACCCGTACAAGGAGCTGGCCGACAAGTACACGCCGCGCGGCTCCGGCGCCGTGCTCACGTTCGAGCTGCCCGGCGGCATCGACGCGGGCCGTCGCTTCATCGACGCCCTCGAGCTGTTCAGCCACGTCGCGAACATCGGCGACGTCCGCTCGCTGGCGATCCACCCGGCCAGCACGACCCACTCGCAGGGCACGCCCGAGGAGCACGCCGCCACCGGCGTCACCCCGGGCCTGGTCCGTCTGGCGATCGGCATCGAGGGGATCGACGACATCCTCGCCGACCTGGACGCCGGCTTCCGCGCGGCGAAGTAG
- the metX gene encoding homoserine O-acetyltransferase MetX, with protein sequence MSTIQPLGDLTLEGGEVLPRLEVAYDTWGEFTGDNAVLVLHALTGDSIVAGPDGWWNQVVGPGLGVDTDRFFVVAANILGGCKGTTGPASEGPDGRAWGNRFPAVSVRDQVAAEAMLADHLGIDRWHAVIGGSAGGMRAVEWAVMYPERVQRLFLLASSAYASAEQIAWTTTQADIIRAAGPVAGLELARRIAHTTYRSEAELAERFGREVQPDGRFAVQSYLQHHGEKLVKRFDAWSYIALGDAMNSHDVGRGRGGLAAALGRVTARTVVAAIDSDRLYPPYQQQELADLIPTAEPLAVVNSPHGHDGFLIEHEQVGALAHDLLLH encoded by the coding sequence GTGAGCACGATCCAGCCACTGGGAGACCTCACCCTCGAAGGGGGTGAGGTCCTCCCACGTTTGGAGGTCGCGTACGACACGTGGGGTGAGTTCACCGGCGACAACGCCGTCCTCGTCCTGCACGCGCTGACCGGCGACTCGATCGTGGCCGGCCCGGACGGCTGGTGGAACCAGGTCGTGGGTCCGGGCCTGGGCGTCGACACCGACCGCTTCTTCGTCGTCGCGGCCAACATCCTGGGCGGCTGCAAGGGCACCACCGGACCTGCGTCCGAGGGCCCCGACGGCCGCGCCTGGGGCAACCGGTTCCCCGCCGTCTCCGTCCGCGACCAGGTCGCCGCCGAGGCGATGCTCGCCGACCACCTGGGCATCGACCGTTGGCACGCCGTGATCGGCGGCTCGGCCGGCGGCATGCGGGCCGTCGAATGGGCGGTCATGTACCCCGAGCGGGTGCAGCGGCTGTTCCTGCTGGCGTCCTCGGCCTACGCCTCGGCCGAGCAGATCGCCTGGACGACGACCCAGGCCGACATCATCCGCGCCGCCGGACCGGTGGCCGGGCTCGAGTTGGCACGCCGGATCGCCCACACCACGTACCGCAGCGAGGCCGAGCTGGCCGAGCGGTTCGGTCGCGAGGTCCAGCCCGACGGCCGGTTCGCCGTCCAGTCGTACCTGCAGCACCACGGCGAGAAGCTGGTCAAGCGCTTCGACGCCTGGTCGTACATCGCCCTCGGTGACGCCATGAACAGCCACGACGTCGGTCGCGGTCGGGGCGGGCTCGCGGCCGCCCTGGGCCGGGTCACCGCGCGCACCGTCGTGGCGGCGATCGACTCCGATCGGCTGTACCCGCCGTACCAGCAGCAGGAGCTGGCCGACCTGATTCCGACCGCCGAGCCGCTGGCCGTGGTCAACTCGCCGCACGGCCACGACGGGTTCCTCATCGAGCACGAGCAGGTCGGCGCGCTCGCCCACGACCTCCTGCTGCACTGA
- a CDS encoding poly(ethylene terephthalate) hydrolase family protein, which yields MKLSRLIAMAFASAALTVGAATQPVAAADNPYERGPNPSNSSIEASRGPFAVSTKTISSLSARGFGGGTIYYPTSTAEGTFGVVAISPGYTAGQSTISWLGPRIASQGFVVITIDTNSRFDQPGSRGNQLLAALDQTIADTTVRNRVDASRQAVMGHSMGGGGTLEAAKSRRSLEATVGLTPWNLDKSWPEVEAASLEIGAQNDSIASPGSHAIPFYNSLTNAERRGYLELRGASHFAPNTSNTTIAKYSIAWLKRYVDDDTRYEQFISPGPSPSLPNGISDYRID from the coding sequence ATGAAACTGTCCAGACTGATCGCGATGGCGTTCGCCAGCGCGGCACTCACCGTGGGTGCGGCAACCCAGCCGGTCGCGGCGGCCGACAACCCGTACGAGCGCGGTCCGAACCCGTCCAACAGCAGCATCGAGGCGTCGCGCGGCCCCTTCGCGGTGAGCACGAAGACGATCTCGTCGTTGTCGGCCCGTGGTTTCGGTGGCGGCACGATCTACTACCCGACCTCCACGGCGGAGGGCACCTTCGGTGTCGTCGCGATCTCGCCGGGGTACACCGCGGGGCAGTCCACGATCTCGTGGCTCGGTCCGCGCATCGCCTCGCAGGGGTTCGTCGTCATCACGATCGACACGAACAGCCGGTTCGACCAGCCCGGCTCGCGCGGCAACCAGTTGCTCGCGGCGCTGGACCAGACGATCGCCGACACGACGGTCCGTAACCGGGTCGACGCCTCGCGGCAGGCCGTGATGGGCCACTCGATGGGTGGTGGCGGCACGCTCGAGGCCGCCAAGTCGCGTCGCTCGCTCGAGGCGACGGTGGGGCTGACCCCGTGGAACCTCGACAAGTCGTGGCCTGAGGTCGAGGCCGCCTCGCTCGAGATCGGTGCCCAGAACGACTCGATCGCGTCCCCCGGATCGCACGCGATCCCGTTCTACAACTCCCTGACGAACGCCGAACGGCGTGGATACCTGGAGCTGCGGGGTGCCAGCCACTTCGCACCGAACACCAGCAACACGACGATCGCGAAGTACTCGATCGCCTGGCTCAAGCGCTACGTCGATGACGACACCCGCTACGAGCAGTTCATCTCGCCCGGTCCCAGCCCGTCGCTGCCGAACGGCATCTCGGACTACCGCATCGACTGA
- a CDS encoding DEAD/DEAH box helicase, whose translation MTLIDSSPVLPTFNDFNLADGLVRKLAMQDIVNPSPIQQAVIPAALEGRNVLGRARTGSGKTLAFGLPVLARLAGGTSRPKAPRALILLPTRELAIQVHTALLPLVQKLGLKHTTVYGGVPINKQINAMKGGVDLVIATPGRLTDLLDRRCMTLDAIEITVLDEADHLCDLGFFKPIDALLSRTPAGSQRLLLSATLDGDVDKLVKRHLPQHALFEVDSTDDNVETMEHHVLVTEATDKTRAAYELLSANPRSIVFTRTRRGATRLAKQLSMKGVTAVDMHGDLSQRHRERNLAQFSRGDASVIVATDVAARGIHVDGIGLVVHYDAPAEHKAYLHRSGRTARAGESGSVVTMTTPADLRDVMMLQRKAGVTARHHNASSAPSPMTAESLSTAGTEAPEMASDSRSRGGSQGGRGGQSRGGQGGRGGQSRGGSGRGGQGRGGPGGRPQGSRTPGRRRDGAPTSAPTSARSN comes from the coding sequence TTGACCCTGATTGACAGCAGCCCTGTGCTGCCCACGTTCAACGACTTCAACCTCGCCGACGGCCTCGTGCGCAAGCTCGCCATGCAGGACATCGTCAACCCGAGCCCCATCCAGCAGGCCGTCATCCCGGCCGCGCTTGAGGGCCGCAACGTCCTCGGCCGCGCCCGCACCGGATCGGGCAAGACGCTCGCGTTCGGCCTGCCGGTCCTGGCTCGCCTCGCCGGTGGCACCAGCCGCCCCAAGGCGCCCCGCGCGCTGATCCTGCTGCCCACCCGCGAGCTGGCCATCCAGGTGCACACCGCCCTGCTGCCGCTCGTGCAGAAGCTCGGCCTGAAGCACACCACCGTCTACGGCGGCGTGCCGATCAACAAGCAGATCAACGCCATGAAGGGCGGCGTCGACCTGGTCATCGCGACTCCCGGTCGCCTGACCGACCTGCTCGACCGTCGCTGCATGACGCTCGACGCCATCGAGATCACCGTCCTCGACGAGGCCGACCACCTGTGCGACCTCGGTTTCTTCAAGCCGATCGACGCGCTGCTCTCGCGCACCCCCGCGGGCAGCCAGCGCCTGCTGCTGTCGGCCACGCTCGACGGCGACGTCGACAAGCTCGTGAAGCGGCACCTGCCGCAGCACGCGCTGTTCGAGGTGGACTCCACCGACGACAACGTCGAGACGATGGAGCACCACGTGCTCGTCACCGAGGCGACCGACAAGACCCGCGCGGCCTACGAGCTGCTGAGCGCCAACCCGCGCAGCATCGTGTTCACCCGCACCCGTCGTGGCGCGACGCGCTTGGCCAAGCAGCTGAGCATGAAGGGCGTCACCGCCGTCGACATGCACGGCGACCTCTCGCAGCGTCACCGTGAGCGCAACCTGGCGCAGTTCAGCCGGGGCGACGCGTCCGTCATCGTCGCGACCGATGTCGCCGCGCGTGGCATCCACGTCGACGGCATCGGCCTGGTCGTGCACTACGACGCCCCCGCCGAGCACAAGGCGTACCTGCACCGCTCGGGCCGCACCGCCCGCGCGGGCGAGTCCGGATCCGTCGTCACGATGACGACGCCCGCCGACCTGCGCGACGTCATGATGCTGCAGCGCAAGGCGGGCGTCACCGCTCGTCACCACAACGCCTCGTCGGCTCCGTCGCCGATGACGGCCGAGTCGCTCTCGACCGCCGGCACCGAGGCGCCCGAGATGGCCTCCGACTCCCGCTCGCGTGGCGGCAGCCAGGGTGGCCGTGGCGGTCAGAGCCGCGGTGGCCAGGGTGGTCGTGGCGGTCAGAGCCGTGGCGGCTCGGGTCGCGGCGGCCAGGGCCGCGGTGGACCCGGCGGTCGCCCGCAGGGCTCGCGCACGCCCGGTCGTCGCCGTGACGGTGCGCCCACCAGCGCCCCGACCAGCGCGCGGAGCAACTGA
- a CDS encoding phosphotriesterase family protein, which produces MATVQTVKGPIDSSDLGRTLVHEHVFVLGEEYRLNYEDWDEDQKVADAVRDLNDLKAAGIDTIFDPTVLGLGRYIPRIQKVAAQTDLNIVVATGLYTYNDVPHQFEHRGPGLLFDQPEPLVEMFLKDINEGIADTGVKAAFLKCVIEEPGLTPGVERVMRAVGQTSSQTGAPVTVHTNPHTRSGLVAQKVLGEEGVDPAKIVLGHSGDSDDIDYLSELAENGSLLGMDRFGLDVYLSTEKRVDTIVELVRRGYVEKITLAHDASCFIDYFDPKAKAEVQPNWNFRHIPDDVLPMLLEKGVSEDDIDTMLVKNPRRYFE; this is translated from the coding sequence ATGGCGACCGTCCAGACCGTCAAGGGTCCGATCGACAGCAGTGATCTGGGCCGGACCCTCGTCCACGAGCACGTCTTCGTGCTGGGTGAGGAGTACCGACTCAACTACGAGGACTGGGACGAGGATCAGAAGGTCGCCGACGCGGTCCGCGACCTCAACGACCTCAAGGCGGCCGGGATCGACACGATCTTCGACCCGACCGTCCTGGGCCTGGGCCGGTACATCCCGCGCATCCAGAAGGTCGCGGCGCAGACCGACCTGAACATCGTGGTGGCCACCGGCCTCTACACGTACAACGACGTCCCGCACCAGTTCGAGCACCGGGGCCCGGGCCTGCTGTTCGACCAGCCCGAGCCGCTGGTCGAGATGTTCCTCAAGGACATCAACGAGGGCATCGCCGACACCGGCGTGAAGGCCGCCTTCCTCAAGTGCGTCATCGAGGAGCCGGGCCTGACGCCGGGCGTCGAGCGCGTCATGCGTGCCGTGGGCCAGACCAGCTCGCAGACCGGCGCGCCCGTCACCGTCCACACCAACCCGCACACCCGCTCGGGCCTCGTGGCGCAGAAGGTCCTCGGCGAGGAGGGCGTCGATCCGGCGAAGATCGTGCTGGGTCACTCCGGTGACTCCGACGACATCGACTACCTCAGCGAGCTGGCCGAGAACGGCTCCCTGCTGGGCATGGACCGGTTCGGCCTGGACGTCTACCTGAGCACCGAGAAGCGCGTCGACACGATCGTCGAGCTGGTGCGCCGTGGGTACGTCGAGAAGATCACGCTGGCCCACGACGCCTCGTGCTTCATCGACTACTTCGACCCGAAGGCCAAGGCGGAGGTCCAGCCGAACTGGAACTTCCGCCACATCCCCGACGACGTGCTGCCGATGCTGCTGGAGAAGGGCGTCAGCGAGGACGACATCGACACGATGCTGGTGAAGAACCCGCGCCGATACTTCGAGTGA
- a CDS encoding NADP-dependent oxidoreductase, whose amino-acid sequence MTTTERITLAQRPSGLPDDSTWASETVDLPAPGDGEFLVKVDHISLDPAMRGWLNDVRSYLPPVQIGEVMRAAATGTVVESNHPDFAVGDAVTGNFGVTQYAVTDGEGVQKIDTSVAGPATWLGALGMPGLTAYHGLHEVGEMKAGDTVVISAAAGAVGSVAGQLAKAKGCTVIGIAGGPEKCAWLKEIGFDEVIDYKNENVLKRLRAVAPKGIDVYFDNVGGDILDAALANLRRGARVIICGAISTYNDEQLAPGPKRYMSLLVFRAKMQGFLVFDYPEKDAAAIADMSELISSGQLVARETVVEGGVEEFGRTLLGLFEGRNTGKLVLKIA is encoded by the coding sequence ATGACCACCACCGAGCGCATCACCCTCGCCCAGCGACCCTCCGGCCTCCCCGATGACAGCACCTGGGCCAGCGAGACCGTCGACCTGCCCGCCCCCGGCGACGGCGAGTTCCTCGTGAAGGTCGACCACATCTCGCTCGATCCCGCGATGCGCGGTTGGCTCAACGACGTCCGCTCGTACCTGCCGCCGGTCCAGATCGGCGAGGTCATGCGCGCTGCCGCCACCGGCACGGTCGTCGAGTCGAACCACCCCGACTTCGCCGTCGGCGACGCCGTCACGGGCAACTTCGGCGTCACCCAGTACGCGGTCACCGACGGCGAGGGCGTTCAGAAGATCGACACCTCCGTCGCGGGCCCGGCCACCTGGCTCGGCGCCCTCGGCATGCCCGGCCTCACGGCGTACCACGGTCTGCACGAGGTCGGCGAGATGAAGGCCGGTGACACGGTCGTGATCTCCGCTGCCGCCGGAGCCGTCGGCAGCGTCGCCGGCCAGCTGGCCAAGGCCAAGGGCTGCACCGTGATCGGCATCGCCGGCGGCCCCGAGAAGTGCGCCTGGCTCAAGGAGATCGGCTTCGACGAGGTCATCGACTACAAGAACGAGAACGTGCTCAAGCGCCTGCGTGCGGTCGCGCCGAAGGGCATCGACGTCTACTTCGACAACGTCGGCGGCGACATCCTCGACGCCGCGCTGGCCAACCTGCGCCGCGGCGCCCGCGTCATCATCTGCGGCGCGATCTCGACCTACAACGACGAGCAGCTGGCGCCGGGCCCCAAGCGCTACATGTCGCTGCTGGTCTTCCGCGCGAAGATGCAGGGCTTCCTGGTCTTCGACTACCCCGAGAAGGACGCCGCGGCCATCGCCGACATGTCCGAGCTGATCTCGTCCGGCCAGCTCGTCGCGCGCGAGACGGTCGTCGAGGGCGGGGTCGAGGAGTTCGGCCGCACCCTGCTGGGCCTGTTCGAGGGCCGCAACACCGGCAAGCTCGTCCTGAAGATCGCCTGA
- a CDS encoding alpha/beta fold hydrolase: MSVIQAAGATFNVEDTGEEGLPVVVCLHSLFLDHRMFDGLVEAGRDRFRFVRPEFRGQGSSAAARSEEVTMEQAAGDTAAILDALGLQDVLLVASSMGGDVAARLATYRPDLVRALAFVGSSVRAEPADKVEEYVAFATGAAQQGFVDDRLEFLQQVMLGRSTLQDPQKKDLVDLWSGRMSQLGADLLPAMVGVMRRKDATPLLPSIGVPALVVSGEECPVRPPDWGAELAAGLPDSELMMVPRCGHSPLLEAPETVVPKVLDFLATHA; this comes from the coding sequence ATGTCAGTCATCCAGGCAGCAGGCGCCACGTTCAATGTCGAGGACACGGGGGAAGAGGGGCTCCCCGTCGTGGTCTGTCTCCACTCCCTGTTCCTCGATCACCGCATGTTCGACGGCCTCGTCGAGGCGGGGCGCGACCGATTCCGCTTCGTCCGGCCCGAGTTCCGCGGGCAGGGCTCGAGCGCAGCGGCCCGGTCCGAGGAGGTCACGATGGAGCAGGCCGCCGGTGACACCGCGGCGATCCTCGACGCCCTCGGTCTGCAGGACGTCCTGCTCGTGGCATCGTCGATGGGCGGCGACGTCGCGGCGCGTCTGGCGACCTACCGCCCTGACCTCGTGCGCGCCCTGGCGTTCGTCGGCTCGTCGGTCCGAGCCGAGCCCGCCGACAAGGTCGAGGAGTACGTCGCCTTCGCCACGGGGGCGGCCCAACAGGGCTTCGTCGACGATCGGCTGGAGTTCCTGCAGCAGGTCATGCTGGGCCGGTCGACGCTGCAGGACCCGCAGAAGAAGGATCTCGTCGACCTGTGGTCAGGCCGGATGAGCCAGCTCGGTGCCGATCTGCTGCCCGCGATGGTGGGCGTGATGCGACGCAAGGACGCCACGCCGCTCCTGCCGTCCATCGGCGTGCCTGCTCTCGTCGTCTCGGGTGAGGAGTGCCCGGTGCGTCCGCCGGACTGGGGCGCGGAGCTGGCTGCAGGCCTGCCGGACTCCGAGCTGATGATGGTGCCCCGCTGTGGACACAGCCCGCTGCTCGAGGCGCCCGAGACCGTGGTTCCGAAGGTGCTGGACTTCCTCGCCACCCACGCCTGA
- a CDS encoding nitroreductase — MDFEAPPTLGGSDSLLASSLGAGTSTSLGELLRDRRSIRGYRPDPVPQDVIREILADAVLSPSSMNTQPWKFHVLAGEVLDRIREENTRLMLAGAPIQRDVTVTERYEGVHRDRQVDIAKRLFGAMGIAREDQAARLDWTMRGFRQFDAPVSIVIAHDRSLEGVGPIAHFDLGAVVHALVLSAWSRGLGTVINSQGIMQGAAVRREADIPDDHVIFTAVALGYPDEEFAANHVRSARQSVDDVARFVGFD; from the coding sequence ATGGACTTCGAAGCGCCTCCGACCCTCGGCGGGTCCGACTCGCTCCTCGCGAGCAGCCTCGGGGCAGGGACGAGCACCTCGCTCGGAGAGCTGCTGCGCGATCGGCGCAGCATTCGCGGTTACCGTCCCGATCCCGTGCCCCAGGACGTCATCCGCGAGATCCTGGCCGACGCGGTCCTGTCTCCGTCATCGATGAACACTCAGCCCTGGAAGTTCCACGTCCTGGCCGGCGAGGTGCTCGACCGCATCCGCGAGGAGAACACGCGGCTCATGCTGGCCGGCGCACCGATCCAACGCGACGTGACCGTGACCGAGCGCTACGAAGGTGTCCATCGCGACCGTCAGGTCGACATCGCGAAGCGCCTCTTCGGCGCCATGGGCATCGCTCGCGAGGACCAGGCCGCCCGCCTCGACTGGACGATGCGCGGATTCCGGCAATTCGACGCGCCCGTATCCATCGTGATCGCACACGACCGCAGCCTCGAGGGCGTGGGGCCGATCGCCCACTTCGACCTGGGCGCCGTCGTGCACGCGCTCGTGCTCTCCGCGTGGTCGCGCGGACTCGGCACCGTCATCAACAGCCAAGGCATCATGCAGGGCGCGGCCGTCCGGCGCGAGGCCGACATCCCCGACGACCACGTCATCTTCACGGCGGTCGCCCTGGGCTACCCCGACGAGGAGTTCGCCGCCAACCACGTGCGCTCGGCACGTCAGTCGGTGGACGACGTCGCCCGCTTCGTCGGCTTCGACTGA
- a CDS encoding TetR/AcrR family transcriptional regulator: MREAEAEDVVPELPALVDASRVRETPTTARGVRTRAALVATAREVFERDGFINSRLVDITAGANCSIGTFYTYFDSKEEIFTAVMQAAAEDMLHPGLPRVDDDLSNVAAILEASNRAYVGAYKRNARLNLLLEQVATIDPEFRKLRLERGRAFAERNARWIKRLQDAGYANPALDSYMTARALSPILGRMAYHMFALEEPGMSEEAIVATATRVWLDALGVPLDGSKRSGPDSAQSKPTKRATSSTD; this comes from the coding sequence ATGAGGGAAGCGGAAGCAGAGGACGTCGTCCCCGAGCTGCCGGCGCTGGTCGACGCCTCGCGCGTCCGGGAGACGCCCACCACGGCACGCGGAGTGCGTACGCGTGCCGCCCTGGTGGCCACGGCTCGGGAGGTGTTCGAGCGGGATGGGTTCATCAACTCGCGACTCGTCGACATCACGGCCGGGGCGAACTGCTCGATCGGGACGTTCTACACGTACTTCGACAGCAAGGAGGAGATCTTCACCGCGGTCATGCAGGCCGCAGCCGAGGACATGCTCCATCCGGGCCTCCCCCGGGTGGACGACGACCTGAGCAACGTGGCCGCGATCCTGGAGGCCAGCAATCGTGCGTACGTCGGCGCCTACAAGCGCAACGCGAGGTTGAACCTGCTCCTCGAGCAGGTGGCGACGATCGATCCGGAGTTCCGCAAGCTCCGGCTCGAGCGCGGCCGGGCGTTCGCCGAGCGCAACGCGCGTTGGATCAAGCGCCTCCAGGACGCGGGCTACGCCAACCCCGCGCTCGACTCGTACATGACGGCGCGGGCGCTCTCGCCCATCCTCGGGCGCATGGCGTACCACATGTTCGCCCTCGAGGAGCCGGGCATGAGCGAGGAAGCGATCGTCGCGACAGCGACGCGGGTCTGGCTCGACGCCCTCGGTGTCCCGCTCGACGGCTCCAAGCGGAGCGGGCCTGATTCGGCTCAGTCGAAGCCGACGAAGCGGGCGACGTCGTCCACCGACTGA